A genomic region of Haliotis asinina isolate JCU_RB_2024 chromosome 1, JCU_Hal_asi_v2, whole genome shotgun sequence contains the following coding sequences:
- the LOC137287091 gene encoding ATP synthase subunit g, mitochondrial-like, protein MAKAAAAVSRMGMSLVTKTGNSAKGLQAYAIPRLQTFWKYAKVEMKPPSLGEMGQVQEGINNIIVSARTGKWKQLTVRQAGLNTLVGLEVLMWFYIGEIIGKRNIVGYYIPGAVHYEGSV, encoded by the exons ATGGCGAAAGCTGCAGCAGCCGTGTCGCGAATGGGCATGTCCCTTGTCACAAAGACAGGGAACTCAGCTAAGG GTCTTCAAGCCTATGCCATCCCACGTCTGCAGACTTTCTGGAAGTATGCAAAGGTTGAGATGAAGCCCCCATCACTAGGCGAGATGGGTCAGGTGCAGGAGgggatcaacaacatcattGTGTCGGCACGCACAGGGAAGTGGAAGCAGCTCACAGTTAGG CAAGCAGGTCTGAACACATTAGTGGGTCTAGAGGTACTCATGTGGTTCTACATTGGCGAAATCATTGGCAAGAGAAACATCGTAGGTTATTATATACCAGGCGCGGTCCACTACGAAGGCTCTGTATAG
- the LOC137287097 gene encoding lathosterol oxidase-like has protein sequence MDLVLNVADHYFLTPYVYPETWAENDHVRQVVSLLVIANLGAYLLYLIVASFSYVFIFDKRHLQHPQILKNQVFLEIQVACTSIPFMSIPTVALFFLEVRGYSKLYDSMQDTSLGWIGVFSSVITFILFTDMCIYWIHRYLHHKYVYKWLHKLHHKWKVPTPFASHAFHPLDGFLQSLPYHIYPFLFPLHKVTYLCLFVFVNLWTVSIHDGDYRVPRLLRPFINGSAHHMDHHLFYLYNYGQFFTLWDKIGGSFRSPSALEGCGPLDEVRKMQKIKDGENGTVMNGNAKSQNGYNLRSRKNS, from the exons ATGGATCTGGTTCTGAATGTGGCTGACCACTACTTCCTGACTCCCTATGTTTACCCTGAGACGTGGGCGGAGAATGACCATGTACGTCAAGTCGTCAGTCTGCTCGTCATTGCCAATTTGGGGGCATACCTGCTCTACCTGATTGTGGCATCATTCAGCTATGTGTTCATATTTGACAAGAGACACCTGCAACATCCTCAGATATTAAAG AACCAGGTGTTCCTGGAAATCCAGGTGGCCTGCACCTCCATCCCCTTCATGAGCATCCCCACAGTCGCTCTCTTCTTCCTGGAGGTTCGTGGATACAGCAAGCTGTACGACTCAATGCAGGACACCAGTCTAG GTTGGATCGGTGTGTTCTCGAGTGTGATTACATTTATCCTGTTCACGGACATGTGCATCTACTGGATCCACCGCTATCTGCACCATAAGTATGTGTACAAGTGGCTGCACAAGCTACATCACAAGTGGAAGGTCCCCACCCCTTTTGCCAGCCACGCCTTCCACCCTCTGGATGGCTTCTTGCAGTCCCTACCCTACCACATCTATCCCTTCCTCTTCCCCCTACACAAAGTCACCTACCTTTGTCTCTTCGTCTTTGTCAACTTATGGACCGTGTCCATCCATGACGGAGACTACCGTGTTCCCAGGCTCCTCCGTCCGTTCATCAATGGGTCTGCACATCACATGGACCATcatttgttttacctgtacaacTATGGACAGTTCTTCACACTATGGGACAAGATCGGGGGGTCCTTCCGCAGCCCCAGTGCATTGGAGGGCTGTGGCCCACTAGACGAGGTCAGGAAGATGCAGAAAATTAAAGATGGAGAAAATGGGACTGTGATGAATGGAAATGCCAAAAGTCAGAATGGGTACAACTTGCGTAGTCGGAAGAATAGTTAA